A window from Kosmotoga arenicorallina S304 encodes these proteins:
- a CDS encoding sensor histidine kinase yields the protein MYSKSKNIFFITLVSILSSLIVVMIAYLFVRNIVIGTAKKNVLMISKEIRLIRDNRIDPRILNKIPVSLFWLKGGTSRVLHDALDIAEQLDLSRVKNNEFMQVDSEMIFTSIVETPEGKLIIAQPGEKIAIILQKTSQAFFLVWVVSTGIMLIFVFIYYRRTTGSFRELIEKAEEISRKLEGYLPAEGLDRDTARFISALNKMIERLRANLEEEKRFASYAAHELKTPLANIIGYTNMLLRWGLQNEEVARKSLITISKTAEKLNSLVTKLLMLSSSGTDDKLEKIDLCDLISSIIEECRDIYPSRNIRIDCEEKSVMRLPKEPLEAVFKIFLDNAVKHSPPNVDITVIVKKDRLGVSNPGPKIVEEYKQKIFEPFFRLNFESEGHGLGLTIAKNIALKYSWQLEVESEEGVNIFWLIFR from the coding sequence ATGTACTCAAAATCTAAAAATATCTTTTTTATAACGCTGGTAAGCATCCTCAGTTCTTTGATTGTGGTAATGATAGCCTATCTTTTTGTGAGGAATATAGTCATAGGAACCGCAAAAAAGAATGTCCTAATGATTTCAAAAGAAATAAGGTTAATCCGCGATAACAGGATTGATCCAAGAATTCTCAACAAAATTCCCGTGTCACTTTTTTGGCTGAAGGGAGGAACTTCTAGGGTTCTGCATGATGCGCTGGATATTGCGGAGCAGCTGGATTTGTCTCGGGTAAAAAACAACGAATTTATGCAAGTTGATTCTGAAATGATTTTCACATCAATAGTTGAAACACCTGAGGGAAAGCTCATCATAGCGCAGCCTGGAGAGAAAATAGCCATCATATTGCAGAAAACCTCACAGGCATTTTTTCTGGTATGGGTTGTCAGCACCGGAATCATGCTAATTTTCGTATTTATCTACTATCGCAGGACAACTGGAAGCTTCAGGGAACTCATAGAAAAGGCTGAAGAAATCTCCAGAAAGCTGGAAGGGTATCTGCCAGCAGAAGGCCTCGATAGAGATACTGCCAGATTCATTTCAGCTCTCAACAAAATGATAGAAAGGCTGCGTGCTAACCTGGAGGAAGAAAAGCGCTTTGCATCATATGCTGCTCATGAATTGAAGACTCCCCTTGCAAATATAATTGGTTACACCAACATGCTATTACGCTGGGGCCTTCAGAACGAAGAAGTTGCAAGGAAATCCCTTATCACGATCAGCAAAACCGCAGAGAAGTTGAACTCTCTCGTTACAAAACTCCTTATGTTGAGCTCATCAGGAACGGACGATAAACTCGAAAAGATAGACCTTTGCGATCTAATAAGCAGTATCATTGAGGAGTGTAGAGATATTTACCCCTCACGAAACATTCGTATAGATTGCGAAGAGAAATCCGTAATGAGGTTGCCAAAAGAACCTCTTGAAGCTGTATTCAAGATCTTCCTGGACAATGCTGTTAAACATTCTCCACCAAATGTTGATATAACGGTTATAGTAAAAAAAGATAGGCTTGGTGTTTCTAACCCAGGTCCAAAAATCGTGGAAGAGTATAAACAAAAAATCTTCGAACCCTTTTTCAGGCTAAATTTTGAAAGCGAAGGTCATGGGCTGGGGCTAACCATAGCCAAAAATATCGCCTTGAAGTATTCATGGCAACTTGAGGTGGAATCAGAGGAAGGCGTAAACATATTCTGGTTGATTTTCAGGTAA
- a CDS encoding response regulator transcription factor translates to MKILVVEDNEGLRQLLELELLHYGFDAMSAKTGVEALKLFKEQKPEIIILDIMLPQLDGFELLSSFRERDANVGIIVLSVLNTKEKRLKAFELGADDYMTKPFDVEELIARIEALGRRIRSNFTSEETILTDPLHINTSMRELEAKGEQVRLTKLEFDIFMLLYKNAGEVVNKEKLIEHIWGREKNISESVIPVYIKYLREKLSSLDIEIDTVRGIGYVLKI, encoded by the coding sequence TTGAAAATCCTGGTTGTTGAAGACAATGAAGGGTTAAGGCAACTTCTTGAACTCGAATTGCTCCATTATGGTTTTGATGCAATGTCTGCCAAGACAGGCGTAGAGGCATTGAAGCTTTTCAAAGAGCAAAAACCTGAAATAATCATTCTTGATATAATGCTCCCACAGCTGGACGGTTTTGAACTGCTATCCAGTTTCAGGGAAAGGGATGCTAATGTAGGTATCATAGTCCTCAGTGTCTTGAACACAAAAGAAAAAAGATTGAAGGCTTTTGAATTGGGAGCAGACGATTATATGACAAAGCCCTTTGATGTTGAAGAGCTCATTGCAAGAATAGAGGCGTTGGGCAGGAGAATTCGCTCCAATTTTACTTCTGAAGAAACGATTTTGACCGACCCGCTGCATATAAACACGTCGATGCGTGAACTGGAAGCAAAGGGTGAACAGGTCAGATTAACCAAACTTGAATTTGACATATTCATGCTTCTCTATAAAAATGCGGGCGAAGTTGTCAATAAAGAAAAACTGATTGAACACATCTGGGGAAGAGAAAAAAACATTTCAGAGAGTGTTATTCCTGTATACATTAAATACCTGAGAGAAAAACTCAGCTCTCTTGATATTGAAATTGATACAGTCAGGGGGATTGGTTATGTACTCAAAATCTAA
- the amrB gene encoding AmmeMemoRadiSam system protein B — translation MFRSAIFSGRFYAGFPEELKSQIEACFLHKIGPGELPGSVVRELDSNVGLISPHAGYIYSGPVAAKGYYEIAKLGKPRRVILIGPNHSGYGKRLSVWPSGEWSTPLGTLKIDEEFTNALVNSMEYLSFDTSAHLYEHSLEVQLPFLQYLFGDDFKIVTITMMDQRYEVSKRLAESIRGLMNEAGTLIIASSDLNHYEDHETTLKKDNFLIEHITKLDAKGLYEEATAKRISACGLGAISTVMMLFGNVSVEKHATSGETSGDYSHTVGYLSAVLT, via the coding sequence ATGTTTAGAAGCGCAATTTTTTCCGGGAGATTTTACGCGGGATTTCCTGAAGAGTTGAAAAGTCAAATAGAAGCTTGTTTTCTCCACAAAATAGGTCCGGGGGAACTCCCCGGATCTGTTGTGAGAGAACTGGATAGCAATGTGGGGCTCATTTCACCTCACGCTGGATATATTTACAGTGGCCCGGTCGCCGCAAAAGGGTATTATGAAATCGCAAAGCTGGGAAAGCCCAGAAGGGTTATCCTTATCGGTCCTAACCACTCAGGATACGGGAAACGCCTTTCGGTATGGCCATCAGGTGAGTGGAGCACACCGCTGGGCACGTTGAAAATCGACGAAGAATTCACAAATGCCCTGGTTAACTCCATGGAGTACCTTTCCTTTGACACTTCCGCTCATCTGTACGAACATTCCCTTGAAGTTCAGCTGCCTTTCCTCCAATACCTTTTCGGTGATGACTTCAAGATCGTAACCATTACTATGATGGATCAGCGTTACGAAGTATCAAAAAGACTTGCTGAAAGCATTAGGGGCCTTATGAATGAAGCAGGGACGTTGATTATAGCATCCTCTGACCTGAACCACTATGAGGATCATGAGACCACTTTGAAAAAGGACAATTTCCTCATTGAACACATAACAAAGCTTGATGCAAAGGGGCTCTACGAAGAAGCCACAGCGAAAAGAATATCAGCCTGTGGGCTTGGGGCAATCTCGACGGTTATGATGCTTTTTGGAAACGTCTCGGTAGAAAAACATGCCACAAGCGGTGAAACTTCTGGCGATTATTCACACACAGTTGGATATTTATCAGCAGTGCTTACCTGA